A section of the Ignavibacteria bacterium genome encodes:
- a CDS encoding S9 family peptidase, which yields MKVKNILLLFLIIVSVSFAQNGTKKFTIEEIYGSMKFMGKSIRGVQWIEKGEKFTYLETDMATRSTDIWVYDIKNKKREVFLKSSELKLEDSDKPFSIMNYSFSPNERYILFTGVLPARTLKSGGAIYIYDLKEKRFSEIETSGSTMNVKFSEDGTKLGYVIKDNIYVYDLASNVERQLTFDGNGVILNGHFDWVYEEEFSIIDGWQFSPDGKEIAFWQLDQSPVPEIEIQQFDSLYFNSIIMRYPKAGDKNSIVKIGVIDIASGKTNWMNIGTEIDIYIPRIRWTENSGVLAITRMNRLQNKLELLLADSKSGKSKVIYIDTDSCWVDVEDANLVFLKDKKHFLITSERSGFKHFYLYDLNGKMIRQITKGNWEVTSLSSLDEKNQIIYFISGMNDPTLRHLYKINLNGKGFTQITKDDGNNSINFSPNSKYFIRSYSNISSVSKTQLETSDGKVIEVLENNEKLANTLEEYSFAPAEFLSFTTSDGIQLNAMMIKPKDFDASKKYPVLVYNYSGPGSQIVRNAWQGGQYLWYQMLAQEGYIIFMLDNRGTGGRGKSFKNIVYKKLGYWEVNDQIEGTKYLMTLPYVDGERIGIWGWSYGGYMSALTIMEGNEYFKAAVAVAPLADWKFYDTIYTERYMSTPQLNPEGYEAGSVLNKVDKLKGKLLLVHGTADDNVHFQNTVVLVDELVKANKQFQVMFYPGKNHGIYGGKTREQLFTMITNFIRENL from the coding sequence ATGAAAGTCAAAAATATATTGTTACTCTTTTTAATTATTGTTTCTGTATCCTTTGCACAAAACGGAACGAAGAAATTTACAATCGAAGAAATTTACGGCAGTATGAAATTTATGGGAAAATCTATTCGAGGTGTGCAGTGGATCGAAAAAGGTGAAAAGTTTACCTATCTCGAAACTGATATGGCAACCCGCTCGACTGATATTTGGGTTTACGATATAAAAAACAAAAAACGAGAAGTGTTTCTGAAATCATCAGAATTAAAGCTTGAAGATTCGGATAAACCATTTTCGATAATGAATTACAGTTTTTCCCCGAATGAAAGATATATTCTTTTCACTGGAGTTTTGCCCGCACGGACATTGAAAAGCGGGGGCGCGATCTACATTTATGACCTTAAAGAGAAAAGATTTTCGGAGATTGAAACTTCCGGAAGCACGATGAACGTTAAGTTCTCCGAGGACGGGACAAAATTGGGTTATGTGATAAAAGATAATATTTATGTTTATGATCTCGCATCGAATGTCGAACGGCAACTAACCTTTGATGGAAACGGCGTTATTCTCAACGGTCATTTCGATTGGGTTTATGAAGAAGAATTCTCAATCATCGACGGATGGCAGTTCTCACCTGATGGAAAAGAAATCGCTTTTTGGCAGTTGGATCAATCGCCTGTTCCGGAAATTGAAATTCAGCAATTTGATTCTCTTTACTTTAATTCTATTATAATGCGTTACCCAAAAGCTGGCGATAAAAATTCAATTGTCAAAATTGGTGTGATAGATATCGCATCTGGAAAAACAAATTGGATGAATATTGGTACAGAGATTGACATTTACATTCCACGAATTCGTTGGACGGAAAATTCCGGAGTGCTCGCAATCACGCGAATGAACAGACTCCAAAATAAACTCGAATTACTTTTAGCCGATTCGAAAAGTGGAAAATCGAAAGTTATTTACATTGATACCGATTCCTGTTGGGTGGATGTGGAAGATGCCAATTTAGTTTTTCTGAAAGATAAGAAACATTTTCTCATCACTTCTGAGCGAAGCGGATTCAAACATTTTTATCTGTATGATTTGAACGGAAAGATGATACGACAAATTACAAAAGGAAATTGGGAAGTAACATCACTCAGCTCACTCGATGAGAAAAATCAAATTATTTATTTTATCTCCGGAATGAATGATCCAACTTTGCGGCATCTGTATAAGATAAATCTGAATGGTAAAGGTTTTACACAAATCACCAAAGATGATGGGAACAATTCTATCAATTTCTCGCCTAACTCAAAATATTTTATCAGATCGTATTCAAACATCAGCTCAGTATCAAAAACTCAACTAGAAACTTCTGACGGCAAAGTAATCGAAGTTCTTGAAAATAACGAGAAGCTTGCAAATACCTTAGAAGAATACTCATTCGCACCGGCTGAGTTTTTAAGTTTCACAACTTCTGATGGAATTCAATTAAATGCAATGATGATCAAGCCAAAAGATTTTGATGCGTCAAAAAAATATCCTGTTCTTGTTTACAATTATTCCGGTCCAGGAAGTCAGATCGTCCGCAATGCTTGGCAGGGTGGACAATATCTTTGGTATCAAATGCTTGCTCAAGAAGGATATATAATTTTTATGCTCGATAATCGCGGAACCGGTGGAAGAGGGAAATCCTTTAAAAATATTGTCTACAAAAAACTTGGGTACTGGGAAGTGAACGATCAAATCGAAGGTACAAAATATCTGATGACGCTTCCTTATGTTGACGGTGAACGGATCGGAATTTGGGGATGGAGTTACGGAGGATATATGTCTGCTTTGACAATTATGGAAGGAAATGAATATTTCAAAGCGGCTGTTGCAGTCGCACCACTTGCCGACTGGAAATTTTACGATACGATTTACACCGAGCGATATATGTCCACTCCGCAGCTGAATCCGGAAGGATACGAAGCAGGTTCGGTTTTAAATAAAGTAGATAAACTCAAAGGAAAACTTTTGCTTGTTCATGGCACTGCAGACGATAATGTTCATTTCCAA